The Thermoanaerobaculia bacterium genome includes the window AATATTCATGTCCCGCGATCTCCATCCGGAGGCTCCGACCTTCGTCGAGGCCGATGAACGCGTCCAGGATCGGCTTGACCCGGCTCTCGTCGGTGATCTCGATGAACAGGGTGGCCGCGACCTCGCCCCGGTCGGGCAGGAGAGTGTTGTAGACGTCGATCTCGTCCTGGACCTTCGCCGGGTCGACGATCCGCTCGGCCCGGAGCATCTCCTGGATCTGGAAGAGCGCGGTCTCCCGGTTCTCGAAGACGAGCGTGACGACCGGGCCGACGGCGACGCGCCGGCGGCTCTTCAGGTCGATGACCAGCCGCCGGAACTCGGGCCTCGCCACCTCGTACTCGTGCAGGTTCTTCAGCGCCGAGGCTTCAATTTTCTCCATGGATCTCCTCCGTTCGATAACACGCGGCGAAGATCTCGATCGGGTGGCGGACTTCCGCTCCGGTCCCCTGCCGGATCTGGAGGGCCGCGAGCGGGCAGTCGGTCGCGACGACGTCGGCGCGGGCGCGGTCGACCGCCTCGAACACCGGGCGGCCGATGTCCATCGAGATCGGAAAGTATTCGGTCTTCATCGACCAGGTCCCGTCGTGCCCGGTGCACTTCTCGACGACCTCCACCCGGGTGCCGGGGACGAGCGCGAGGAGGTCCCGGGAGCGGAAACCGATGTCCTGGACCTTGAGGTGGCAGGCGATCTGGTAGAGCACGTGCCCCGCGGAGCGCGCGAAATCGACGGCCAGCTTCCCCGCGCCGTGGCGCTTCATCAGGTACTCGGAAAGGTCGAGCGTCGCCGCCGCGACTTCCGCGGCGTCCGGCTCGGGGCCGAGCGCGGGATATTCCTTCTTGATCGTGAGGGAGCACGTCGGACCCGGAGTGACGATCGGGATACCCGCGCGGACGAAGGGCAGGAACGAGCCGACGTTGTCGCGCCGGTGCTCGCGCGCGGAGTCGAGGTCGCCCGAGTCGAGGAACGGCATCCCGCAGCACCGCTGCGGCGGCACGACGACCTCGACGCCGCTCCGCTCGAGGACCTCGACGGCGGCCTTCCCGGTCTCGGGCCGGTTGTAGTTGACCGAGCACGTCACGAAGAGGAGCACGGCGTCGGCGCCGCGAACCTCGTCGAGCATGGTCTTGCCCCCCCGTTTCTTCCACCACCGGTCGAACGTCTCCCCGTGGTAGGCCGGGAGGAGACGGTCCCGGTGGACGCCGAGGGTCTTCTCGAGCATCCACCGGGAGACGGGGTTCCGGTTGGCGAAGTTGACGAACGGAGCGGCCCTGGACGCGAGCCGGCCCATGGCGTCCGCGGAGCCGAGGATGCGGTCGCGGATCGGCGGCCGCCCGGCGCTTCGGACGCGCGTCGCCCGGTCCCGCAGCACGAGCCGCGGGATGTCGACGTCCCAGCGGTGGGGCGGATAGTACGGACAGTGCGGAATGCAGAGCTTGCACTCGTAGCAGAGGTCCGTGAACGCGTCGAGATCCGGCTTCGGGACCCGGTCGATCTCGCCGTCGACCTCCGGGCGGTCGAGCGCCTTGAAGATCACGTCGAACGAGGGGCAGAGGTTGTAGCAGCGCCGGCAGGTGTGGCAGATGTCCATCACCCGCCGGTACTCCTTCTCCATGGCCCCGGGATCGGCGAAGTCCCGAGCGGCCGGATCGAAGACCACCGGCTTACGACCCGAGGGTGTCGAGGCCCTTCTGGAAACGCCCCGCGTGCGACTTCTCGGCGCGGGCGAGCGTCTCGAACCACTCGGCGACTTCGGTGAAGCCCTCCTCGCGGGCGGTCTTCGCAAACCCCGGATACATCTGCGTGTACTCGTACGTTTCCCCTTCGACGGCCGACTTCAGGTTCAGCTTCGTGTCGCCGATCGGGAAGTTCGTCGCCGGGTCGCCGACCTCCTTCAGGAAATCCAGGTGGCCGAACGCGTGGCCGGTCTCCGCCTCCGACGTGTCGCGGAACAGACCGCCGACGTCCGGAAAGCCCTCGATGTCCGCGCGGCGCGCGAAGTAGAGATAACGGCGGTTGGCCTGGGACTCGCCGGCGAAGGCGTGCTTCAGGTTTTCGTGGGTCTTGGTGTTGTTGAGAGCGGGCATGATTTCTCCTTTCGACGATTCATTTTGCGGAACGGGCGGATCCCCGCCCCTTCCGCTGGGGAACGCGGGTACAGGGCGCGCAGAGCCCTTCGAGCTCGACGCGATGGCCGGTGATCGAAAATCCGGGGAGCGGGAAGAGCCCGGCGAGCCGGGCATCCTCTCCCTCGGGCTTGGGCACGTCGCGGATCGCGCCGCAGGCCGTGCAGAGGAAATGGTAGTGCGCGGAGAGGT containing:
- a CDS encoding DUF3501 family protein, whose protein sequence is MEKIEASALKNLHEYEVARPEFRRLVIDLKSRRRVAVGPVVTLVFENRETALFQIQEMLRAERIVDPAKVQDEIDVYNTLLPDRGEVAATLFIEITDESRVKPILDAFIGLDEGRSLRMEIAGHEYFARFEAGHGREDKISAVHYVRFPLGEKGRAALESARSARLVLEHGDYRASAELSPDTVSELIEDLRDS
- a CDS encoding anaerobic glycerol-3-phosphate dehydrogenase subunit C, with the protein product MVFDPAARDFADPGAMEKEYRRVMDICHTCRRCYNLCPSFDVIFKALDRPEVDGEIDRVPKPDLDAFTDLCYECKLCIPHCPYYPPHRWDVDIPRLVLRDRATRVRSAGRPPIRDRILGSADAMGRLASRAAPFVNFANRNPVSRWMLEKTLGVHRDRLLPAYHGETFDRWWKKRGGKTMLDEVRGADAVLLFVTCSVNYNRPETGKAAVEVLERSGVEVVVPPQRCCGMPFLDSGDLDSAREHRRDNVGSFLPFVRAGIPIVTPGPTCSLTIKKEYPALGPEPDAAEVAAATLDLSEYLMKRHGAGKLAVDFARSAGHVLYQIACHLKVQDIGFRSRDLLALVPGTRVEVVEKCTGHDGTWSMKTEYFPISMDIGRPVFEAVDRARADVVATDCPLAALQIRQGTGAEVRHPIEIFAACYRTEEIHGEN
- a CDS encoding rubrerythrin family protein, whose protein sequence is MPALNNTKTHENLKHAFAGESQANRRYLYFARRADIEGFPDVGGLFRDTSEAETGHAFGHLDFLKEVGDPATNFPIGDTKLNLKSAVEGETYEYTQMYPGFAKTAREEGFTEVAEWFETLARAEKSHAGRFQKGLDTLGS